The proteins below come from a single Pandoraea apista genomic window:
- a CDS encoding aromatic ring-hydroxylating dioxygenase subunit alpha, translating into MPFRVYTDEQLYRRELDECFYRRHWNYVGLEAEVPAPGDFKRTVIGERSVIVTRDTSGGINVVENVCAHRGMKFCREKRGNRTDFHCPYHQWNYDLKGNLQGVPFRRGVKQDGKVNGGMPKDFRPEDHGLTQLKVATRGGVIFASFDHEIESLEAFLGPEICAYFDRLFDGRKLKLLGYNKQRIPGNWKLMQENIKDPYHPGLLHTWFVTFGLWRADNKSRLVMDEHGRHAAMISTRGQGGGGEVTSGVSSFKESMSLNDARFLDIVQEDWWNGPTAVLMTLFPSVILQQQVNSVSTRHIQPRGPDSFDFVWTHFGFEDDTEDMTQRRLRQANLFGPAGFVSADDGEAIECSQEGFTQKPWHRVIAELGGTGVENTEHMVTETLIRGMYAYWRRVMGV; encoded by the coding sequence ATTCCCTTTCGCGTCTATACCGACGAGCAACTCTATCGGCGCGAGCTGGACGAGTGCTTCTATCGCCGTCATTGGAACTACGTCGGGCTGGAGGCCGAAGTGCCGGCGCCGGGCGACTTCAAACGTACGGTGATTGGCGAGCGCTCCGTCATTGTGACGCGCGATACGTCGGGCGGCATCAATGTCGTCGAGAACGTCTGTGCCCATCGCGGCATGAAATTCTGTCGCGAAAAGCGGGGCAATCGCACGGACTTCCATTGCCCGTATCACCAGTGGAACTACGACCTCAAGGGCAATCTGCAAGGGGTGCCGTTCCGCCGCGGAGTGAAGCAGGACGGCAAGGTCAACGGGGGGATGCCGAAGGACTTCAGGCCGGAAGATCACGGCCTTACCCAATTGAAGGTCGCCACGCGCGGCGGAGTGATCTTCGCGTCGTTCGATCACGAAATCGAATCGCTCGAGGCCTTTCTCGGACCGGAGATTTGCGCGTACTTCGACCGCTTGTTCGATGGCCGCAAGCTCAAACTCCTCGGCTACAACAAGCAGCGCATTCCGGGGAACTGGAAGCTGATGCAGGAGAACATCAAGGACCCGTATCACCCAGGCCTGCTGCATACGTGGTTCGTCACGTTCGGCTTGTGGCGTGCGGATAACAAATCGCGCCTGGTGATGGACGAACACGGGCGTCACGCCGCGATGATTTCCACGCGAGGGCAGGGCGGTGGCGGGGAGGTGACGTCGGGCGTATCGAGCTTTAAGGAATCGATGTCGCTCAATGACGCGCGCTTTCTCGACATCGTGCAGGAAGATTGGTGGAACGGGCCTACGGCCGTGCTCATGACGCTCTTCCCCAGCGTGATCCTGCAACAGCAGGTCAATTCCGTGTCGACGCGTCATATCCAGCCGCGCGGGCCCGATTCGTTCGATTTTGTCTGGACACATTTCGGCTTCGAAGACGACACCGAAGACATGACGCAGCGCCGGTTGCGTCAGGCGAACCTGTTCGGCCCGGCCGGTTTCGTGTCGGCGGACGACGGTGAAGCCATCGAGTGCTCGCAGGAGGGGTTCACCCAAAAGCCGTGGCACCGCGTGATCGCCGAATTGGGCGGCACCGGCGTGGAAAACACCGAACACATGGTGACGGAAACCTTGATTCGCGGCATGTACGCCTACTGGCGCCGCGTGATGGGCGTTTGA
- the clpS gene encoding ATP-dependent Clp protease adapter ClpS, whose amino-acid sequence MATLPTTHDDTVQERQEQQLKPPSMYKVVLLNDDFTPMEFVVMVIQEYFNKDRESATQIMLKVHREGRGVCGVFTRDVAATKVEQVVSHARQSGHPLQCVMEEA is encoded by the coding sequence ATGGCAACCTTACCGACAACGCATGACGACACCGTACAGGAGCGGCAAGAGCAGCAGCTCAAGCCGCCATCGATGTACAAGGTGGTACTGTTGAACGACGATTTCACCCCGATGGAATTCGTGGTGATGGTCATTCAGGAATATTTTAATAAGGACCGGGAGTCTGCAACGCAGATCATGCTCAAGGTTCACCGTGAGGGCAGGGGAGTTTGTGGGGTCTTTACGCGCGACGTCGCGGCGACCAAAGTTGAGCAAGTTGTTAGCCATGCAAGGCAGTCCGGGCACCCGCTGCAGTGCGTGATGGAGGAAGCATGA
- a CDS encoding non-heme iron oxygenase ferredoxin subunit codes for MSGNWIEAASRDAIPEDDVIGLIVGGRDIALYGVDGEVFATDNACTHGNARLCDGFLEGHEIECPLHQGKFDVRTGAAMCAPLTEAVRTYPIRIEAGKVYVDLG; via the coding sequence ATGAGCGGTAACTGGATTGAGGCGGCGTCGCGCGACGCGATTCCCGAGGACGACGTGATCGGCCTGATCGTGGGCGGCCGCGATATTGCCTTGTATGGCGTAGATGGCGAGGTTTTCGCGACCGATAACGCATGTACTCACGGAAACGCGCGCCTGTGCGACGGGTTTCTGGAGGGGCACGAGATCGAGTGCCCGCTGCATCAGGGCAAATTCGACGTCCGTACGGGGGCCGCCATGTGCGCGCCGCTCACCGAGGCGGTCAGAACCTATCCCATCCGGATCGAGGCCGGCAAAGTGTACGTGGATCTGGGGTGA
- a CDS encoding SDR family oxidoreductase, which translates to MATSFQGKVAFVTGGSRGIGAAIVQRLADDGATVAFTYKGSKAAAEVLVARIQASGGRAMALLADASDATALTRAVNDAAQQFGKIDILVNNAGVFTLGSVADLALEDFDRMLNVNVRAVFVASKAALAHMGEGGRIINIGSCNAERIPFEGGATYAMSKAALVGLVKGMARDVGPRGITVNNVQPGPTNTDMNPAEGDFAKSMHDLMALKYHARPEDIAAMVAYVASEEASFVTGASLTIDGGYSA; encoded by the coding sequence ATGGCAACGAGTTTTCAAGGCAAAGTGGCATTCGTGACGGGCGGCTCGCGCGGTATCGGCGCCGCCATCGTGCAGCGACTGGCCGACGACGGCGCGACGGTCGCCTTCACTTACAAAGGCTCGAAGGCGGCAGCGGAGGTGCTTGTCGCGCGCATTCAGGCGTCGGGTGGTCGCGCCATGGCGCTGCTCGCCGACGCGAGCGATGCCACCGCGCTGACCCGGGCGGTGAACGACGCCGCACAGCAATTCGGCAAGATCGACATTCTCGTGAACAACGCCGGCGTGTTCACGCTGGGCTCGGTGGCCGATCTCGCGCTGGAAGACTTCGACCGCATGCTCAACGTGAACGTACGCGCCGTGTTCGTCGCGTCGAAAGCCGCGCTCGCTCACATGGGCGAAGGCGGGCGCATCATCAACATCGGCTCGTGCAACGCGGAACGCATTCCCTTCGAGGGCGGCGCGACTTACGCCATGAGCAAGGCGGCGCTGGTCGGGCTCGTCAAGGGCATGGCTCGCGATGTCGGTCCGCGAGGTATTACCGTCAACAATGTTCAGCCGGGACCGACGAACACCGATATGAATCCGGCCGAGGGCGATTTCGCCAAGTCGATGCATGACCTGATGGCGCTCAAGTACCACGCTCGCCCGGAGGACATTGCCGCGATGGTCGCCTACGTCGCCAGCGAGGAAGCCAGCTTCGTGACCGGTGCGAGCCTGACCATCGACGGAGGCTACAGCGCTTAA
- the cspD gene encoding cold shock domain-containing protein CspD, with protein MATGTVKWFNDAKGFGFITPDEGGEDLFAHFSAIQMNGFKTLKEGQKVQFEVVQGPKGKQASNIQAAA; from the coding sequence ATGGCAACCGGTACGGTCAAATGGTTTAACGATGCCAAGGGTTTTGGTTTCATCACGCCGGATGAGGGTGGCGAAGATCTGTTCGCTCACTTCTCGGCGATCCAGATGAACGGTTTCAAGACCCTCAAGGAAGGTCAGAAGGTGCAGTTCGAGGTCGTTCAAGGCCCGAAGGGCAAGCAGGCTTCGAACATCCAGGCGGCTGCCTGA
- a CDS encoding LysR family transcriptional regulator, with protein sequence MDALPLIESFVLSARAGSFSAAARRLGMTPAAVSKNVARLEAKLGLRLFHRSTRSLTLTAGGERFLLDVDGPFAALTDAFSRAAEGEGKPSGVLRVSVAHAFGRQYLVPLLGDFLARYPDIVPDWRFDNRSVDVVAEGFDAAIGGGIELTPGLIARRLAPTYAVICASPGYMAGRKVPKHPSELASYDAVIRRSGTSGRLRAWDLRNAIGERVNIEARTRMIFDDPEAMAHAVALGYGVALLPMPHAAPLLADGRIQRLLPGWFEEYGGVSIYYSNKTLLPLRTRVFVDHVVQAFEQQRLAACFDGR encoded by the coding sequence ATGGACGCGCTGCCTCTGATCGAGTCCTTCGTCCTCAGCGCACGTGCTGGGAGTTTTTCGGCAGCTGCGCGGCGACTGGGGATGACGCCTGCGGCAGTCAGCAAGAATGTGGCTCGTCTGGAGGCGAAGCTCGGCTTGCGCCTGTTCCACCGGAGCACCCGGAGCCTCACGCTCACAGCGGGCGGAGAGCGATTCCTGCTCGACGTCGACGGGCCGTTCGCAGCGCTGACCGACGCCTTCTCGCGCGCCGCCGAAGGTGAAGGCAAGCCGTCCGGAGTGCTGAGAGTTAGCGTGGCGCATGCGTTCGGCCGTCAGTACCTCGTGCCGTTACTCGGTGATTTCCTTGCAAGGTATCCGGACATCGTGCCGGACTGGCGATTCGACAACCGAAGCGTGGATGTGGTGGCCGAAGGCTTCGACGCGGCGATCGGCGGCGGGATAGAACTCACGCCCGGCCTGATCGCACGGCGGCTTGCGCCGACCTATGCCGTGATTTGCGCATCGCCCGGCTATATGGCCGGGCGCAAAGTGCCGAAGCATCCTTCTGAGCTGGCCTCCTACGACGCCGTGATCCGGCGCTCCGGCACATCAGGGCGTCTGCGCGCATGGGACTTGCGCAACGCCATTGGCGAACGCGTGAACATCGAAGCGCGAACCCGCATGATTTTCGACGATCCGGAAGCCATGGCACACGCCGTTGCGCTGGGCTACGGCGTGGCGTTGCTACCCATGCCCCATGCTGCGCCGCTGCTGGCAGATGGCCGAATTCAACGTTTGCTGCCCGGGTGGTTCGAGGAATATGGCGGCGTGTCCATCTACTACTCGAACAAGACTTTGCTGCCGCTGCGAACGCGCGTGTTCGTGGATCACGTTGTCCAGGCGTTCGAACAGCAGCGCCTCGCGGCCTGTTTCGACGGACGTTGA
- a CDS encoding aromatic-ring-hydroxylating dioxygenase subunit beta translates to MVDFATFQAVVELNAAYAAALDTQQWDAWPEFFLEACVYRIQPRENFEMGLPLATLSFESRGMLRDRIYGIRDTLFHDPYYQRHVIGLPAIRQLDHDTLHVEANYAVFRTKPDQLTDILSVGRYLDILKRTGEGWKFASRQCIFDSEMIPNSLIYPI, encoded by the coding sequence ATGGTGGATTTTGCAACGTTTCAGGCCGTAGTCGAACTTAACGCGGCCTATGCGGCGGCGCTCGATACGCAGCAATGGGACGCCTGGCCCGAGTTTTTCCTCGAAGCGTGCGTCTACCGCATTCAGCCGCGCGAGAATTTCGAGATGGGGCTGCCGCTGGCCACGCTGTCCTTCGAAAGCCGCGGCATGCTGCGCGATCGCATCTACGGGATTCGCGACACGCTGTTTCACGATCCGTATTACCAGCGCCATGTGATCGGACTGCCTGCTATCCGGCAACTCGACCACGACACGCTGCACGTGGAAGCCAACTACGCCGTGTTTCGCACGAAGCCGGATCAACTCACTGACATTCTGTCGGTCGGGCGCTATCTGGACATTTTGAAACGCACCGGCGAGGGGTGGAAGTTCGCCTCGCGCCAATGCATTTTCGACAGCGAGATGATTCCCAACTCGCTGATCTACCCGATCTGA
- a CDS encoding 2Fe-2S iron-sulfur cluster-binding protein: protein MQVHVQPLGERLEVAPGDNLLKALTDRQIPVSYSCLSGRCGTCRCRVISGDVQEAAGVEYRHHDDDTGPARYVLACQSTVQGDCEIELPEMDEVVVHPARILKATVLAIEPLTHDIKRLVLKPAKPLSFSPGQYATLQFTPEHIRPYSMAGLDADDTLEFHIRRVPGGAVTGYVDAQLKVGDTVRVSGPLGTSYLRTRHDGPMLCVAGGTGLAPVLSIVRGALARGMRNPIDIYVGARSPADVYGLAWLRELALQHDGIRLHVVTTTDASGHTPDAFRVGHVTEALAADYTAPDALVGWRAYLCGAPPMVEAATRLLRARGIDGAHIYADAFYAKAA, encoded by the coding sequence ATGCAAGTTCATGTGCAGCCACTTGGCGAGCGCCTGGAGGTCGCGCCCGGCGATAACCTGCTGAAAGCGCTCACCGATCGTCAGATCCCGGTTTCGTACAGTTGCCTGTCCGGGCGCTGTGGCACTTGCCGCTGCCGGGTGATTTCCGGGGACGTGCAGGAAGCCGCAGGCGTCGAATATCGTCATCACGACGACGACACCGGCCCGGCGCGATATGTGCTCGCTTGCCAGTCCACCGTGCAGGGCGACTGCGAGATCGAATTGCCGGAGATGGACGAAGTCGTCGTGCACCCGGCCAGGATCCTCAAGGCGACGGTGCTTGCCATCGAGCCGCTCACGCACGACATCAAGCGTCTGGTGCTCAAGCCCGCGAAGCCGCTCAGCTTCTCGCCGGGTCAATACGCCACGCTGCAATTCACGCCCGAACACATTCGCCCGTATTCGATGGCCGGACTGGACGCTGACGACACGCTCGAGTTTCACATCCGTCGAGTGCCGGGCGGCGCCGTGACTGGTTACGTTGACGCGCAGCTCAAGGTCGGCGACACCGTGCGTGTGTCCGGGCCGCTCGGCACGTCTTACCTGCGCACGCGTCATGACGGCCCGATGCTTTGCGTGGCGGGCGGGACCGGGCTCGCGCCAGTGCTGTCGATCGTGCGCGGCGCACTCGCTCGTGGCATGCGCAATCCGATCGATATCTATGTCGGCGCACGCTCGCCGGCGGACGTATATGGCCTGGCGTGGCTACGCGAGCTCGCGTTGCAGCATGACGGTATTCGTCTGCATGTCGTGACCACAACCGATGCGTCGGGGCACACGCCAGACGCGTTCCGCGTCGGACACGTCACAGAAGCCCTCGCCGCGGACTACACCGCCCCCGATGCACTCGTTGGCTGGCGCGCGTATCTGTGCGGCGCACCGCCGATGGTCGAGGCCGCCACGCGATTGCTGCGCGCGCGCGGCATTGACGGCGCGCATATCTACGCCGACGCGTTTTACGCGAAGGCCGCCTGA
- a CDS encoding VOC family protein yields the protein MKVNRIVANIAAPTAQALQAAQRFYGELLGLDLLMDHGWIATYGNASKMSVQVSVATEGGNGTPVPDLSIEVDDVDSALARMQDAGVAIEYGIADEPWGVRRFYVRDPFGRLLNILSHR from the coding sequence ATGAAGGTCAATCGCATCGTTGCCAACATCGCGGCACCGACCGCGCAAGCGTTGCAGGCGGCGCAACGCTTTTACGGGGAGCTGCTCGGGCTGGATCTGCTGATGGATCATGGCTGGATTGCCACCTACGGCAATGCGTCGAAGATGAGTGTGCAGGTCAGCGTTGCCACGGAGGGCGGCAACGGCACGCCCGTACCGGATCTTTCGATCGAGGTGGACGACGTGGACAGCGCACTCGCACGCATGCAAGACGCCGGCGTTGCCATTGAGTACGGGATTGCCGACGAACCGTGGGGCGTGAGGCGCTTCTATGTGCGCGACCCGTTCGGGCGTTTGCTCAATATCCTCTCGCACCGGTAG
- a CDS encoding LysR family transcriptional regulator, producing MDLHSVDLNLLVVFQHLYNARRVSRVAEALGVTQPAVSNSLARLRKLFNDELFIRTSRGMLPTPMAIELAEPVASALDALHGVFNRQLAFDPATSQRAFQIAMTDIGEVHFLPKLMHALGEQAPGITVSTVRNTAVNLREEMAAGQVDLAVGHLPDLTAEFFQRRLFRQKYVCMFRPGHPLDRPKKTRMAREDFEQAEQVMVIAAGTGHGQVDDFMARAHVQRNVRLRVPHFVALADILHATDLIATVTEKFAQRSAQHFGLRYVDHPLDLPDVQINLFWHARYHQEPASQWMRTLLFDLFSE from the coding sequence ATGGACCTGCATTCCGTCGACCTGAACCTGCTGGTGGTCTTCCAGCACCTGTACAACGCGAGACGCGTTTCCCGCGTCGCCGAAGCGCTGGGTGTGACACAGCCCGCTGTGAGCAATTCGCTCGCGCGCCTGCGCAAGTTGTTCAACGATGAGCTATTCATCCGCACTTCACGGGGCATGCTGCCAACGCCGATGGCGATCGAACTGGCCGAACCGGTCGCAAGTGCGCTAGACGCCTTGCACGGCGTATTCAATCGTCAGCTCGCCTTCGATCCGGCCACGAGTCAGCGCGCGTTTCAGATCGCCATGACGGATATCGGCGAAGTGCACTTTCTGCCGAAGCTGATGCACGCCCTCGGCGAGCAAGCACCGGGCATTACGGTCAGTACGGTGCGCAACACGGCTGTCAATTTGCGCGAGGAGATGGCGGCGGGTCAGGTGGATCTTGCCGTCGGGCATCTGCCCGATCTCACAGCCGAGTTTTTCCAGCGACGGCTGTTCCGGCAGAAGTATGTGTGCATGTTTCGTCCGGGGCATCCGCTCGACAGACCGAAGAAGACGCGCATGGCGCGCGAGGATTTCGAGCAGGCGGAACAGGTCATGGTAATCGCTGCCGGCACGGGGCATGGACAGGTCGACGACTTCATGGCGCGCGCTCACGTGCAACGCAATGTCCGACTACGCGTACCCCATTTCGTGGCGCTCGCCGACATTCTGCACGCCACGGATCTCATTGCGACCGTCACCGAAAAGTTCGCCCAGCGTAGTGCGCAGCACTTCGGATTGCGCTACGTCGACCATCCTCTGGATTTGCCGGACGTGCAGATCAATCTGTTCTGGCACGCACGCTATCACCAGGAACCGGCGAGTCAGTGGATGCGCACGCTGCTATTCGATCTGTTTTCGGAGTAA